In Drosophila miranda strain MSH22 chromosome XR, D.miranda_PacBio2.1, whole genome shotgun sequence, the genomic window ATTTATCGCTTTGCAAATTAaagttgagccgcataaaacTTGCAAAATTATTTATAGCAATAAATATTAACCAATCCCACGCCCTCACATTCCCAGACTATCCCCAGAAACCTTAATTAAAAAAAGGAGCAAAAGAAACTTGTCAGGATAGTCggaggaggagaggagaaagaagaaagaaagaagcGGCAGATAATAAATTGAAAATTCTATCCGATGTAACAGCCGGGAATTGGGAAAAGAAAAGGGGAGGAGTGAGGGGGAGAGGAAAATCCATGCTGATGAAGTGAAAATCATAATGTCAGGATGGACTTGACAGCTAATGGCGGCAGCAAAAACAATATCCACATCCTGCCGTGTCCTTGTGCGAGGAATTTCTGTGCAAAAAAGTGCGAGTGTAATTACAGTGGAAACTGCCTTGCAAGAGTGTTTTATTTAACAGGATGGATTCCTCTATAAAATTCCTTGTATATACAATTAAAGGATAGGGATACATCCTTAAAATCTACAAAGTTGGCCAGATTATAGCTTCGGGCTGTTCTTACTCCTAGAGATGCTTCACTGTATCAAATGATGACAATAAAATTGCTTTGCCCGGGTATTCGTCtccacatgtacatatgtgtgtgtttgtgtgtgtgttgccaTGGCTGTGTGGGTGCGTGTCAGGAATGACAGTCGGGAAAGCGACTGCTCGACCAAAAAAATCTATGCTTGACTCACCCACACACCCATCCCCTCTCACCACAACTTTCCCCTGCAGTGATTTTGCAATGAAATTCGATGGCCCCGCAAGGCGATGGAAGTGGAAGTTGGTACGATATCAGCCTCATTATGGAAAATCAATAGAAGAGAAACGTAACTTTAGACTATGCCAGAAAGAGAAGGGGAAATTGATAGAGAATAAGATGGAGAGAAAGATAGAAGTAGAAAGAAAGAGAAGGGGAAATTGATAGAGAACAGGATGGAGAGAATGGAAGAAAGGAGAATGGAATAAAGAGAGATGGAATAAGTAGTTCAATGATATGGACTACGCATTAACTAAAATTTCGATACAAAAACGAGCTGCTCCTCTTCCCATCCCCTTCagagcaaacaaacaaaaaaagagaaaaacaaaattaattaatttatgtGCCAGCCCGAATTTTCCATggcaatacacacacacatacacacaaacacaagcacacacagaCAACAATCTATAGATACTCGTACAATTTTTCCAATTTCAACGTCATCCTCTAACAATTTTTCGTCCTCATTCGATGTCGTTGTCGATGTCGGTTTCGAtgccgttgttgttgtcggcTTCGACTGGAACTCATTACGAAAACATAATAACAGAATAAATATTGAAAGAAATGGCATAGAATTATAAAAGCCTTGTCCAAAGGCAAGCAGAAAGTGGGCCCTCTCTCAAGCCAAACCATTCTATAGAGGATGGAGAGGCCCCCAATCTTGTCCTCGCCCCCAAAGCGCCAATAAATTTCCTGAACTATCACACGCTCACAACCAAAAATACATTCGCAcccagccacacacacacacccacccacacagaTACTCGGAGTGCGTAAGCTGCTTACGGCTAAGAGCGCgagtgtatctgtgtgtggtCAGACTTTGAATGTGTGTCTCGGTCCCCGAAGCTTAAGATATCCTGCATCTGACAAAAACAGCTACATATATGTTTATGATATAGTGGCGTGATGTGATTGCATATGTAGAACGATATTCAGTAGAACAAGTTTGAACATGTTTTgaaaaaccaaaaagtttGCTGTTCTAAGAGCTGCTTCAGAAACGCTGCCTGCGTTGCTTTTTTATTGTAGCTAACAATAAACATAATAATACCTTCTGAAAGGGCATAAAAAATAGGGCCATTACATCCCCCTCAATCTCCAGACAATGTCTATTATACTTTTATCTCAGAAATGTTCCAGAACAGCAGCCTTCacttgccagcggagaaagtGGTCCGCATCGAGCGGCCATTTATCAATTATTGTATAAATAtcgaaaatatttattttaaatctTCTTTAAGCTGTCCTCTTAAGCTTCCTTAACATTATTTATAAAGAACATCAGATTGAATGTGCCATGAGGGGAGAATGAaaagaaaaactttaaaaaTAGGTGTAAGTCAATACTAtgaaaaaacaaaacataGAAAATTTCCAAATTTGATTTTGAGTTGCCTTTAGGTAAACCCATGATCTCCCACTGTGCTTAAGAATTGGAATAACCAACAGTATACCCTCAACATTTTACACATTTTCAGGCGGCGCGTGTCTTGATTTAAAACCCATATTTAGTACTAACTCACAGACCATTCAACTGAACCACAAAAAGAGTCACTTtttacacaaaaaaaaacacccaaTAAATGTTTCTTATCTTTAACACCCCAGAAAACCGGGAAAAAAACACGGATAGGGATAGGACCCCTAAGCCTTGGGCAAACACAGACGCGTGCGCCAATAATATCGAAATCGAATAAGTAAACAAGATTCATAAAAAAACTATAAGATACAAGGCCttctcgtgtgtgtgtttgtgtggcaCGGGtggtttgtgtttttaaaaaccATTCGTAGAGAACCACCAGAGAGCCAGACCCTATCCAGTGCCCCGAATggtggcagctgctgctgcttgtccTCTGTGAAATTCAGACGCGTGTGAAGCGTGTGTGTGCCCTGGGTGCCCTGGGTGCCGTGCCCCCCCAAAAGATGTTAAAGGAATCGAAATAAATTTCATTCGAGTTTACAATTCTACGTAGTAGAACCCTCTCGAAAGGGTTGTCGTTGTCCGCTGCAATCAATGGCCCATCGCATAATGCACATGGCACATGGCAGATTGGACAGTTTTCCAAGCACAATTTTTCTCGTTGAAAATGTGTAAAATTTTACCCCAAAAACGAAAGAGGTCAGGTCACCAAATTACTTTTGAGCGCGCATTGCAGCGTCAAATCAAGCGAATGAAAAGTAAAATCCATGCATGATACGATATAAGCCATAAGGGGGAAGCCTCTGTCCCTGCCCCATCCCCTGCCCATAGAGAAAGGGGTTACGGGCCATAGGGTAAGGGGTAAGTGGTGCGGGCTGTGAACCCTTGCCCATTGTAAAGTTGCAATTTTCTATGGATAATGCGAAATTTCCAAcgtaaaaaaaaggaaaaaataacaaaaaatttCTTGACATTTTTCGCATAAAAATCTCGTTGGGTCGAGGGTTAGAGGCAGGGGTAAAAAGGGTCACCACTCATTGTGTAAATAAAGGATCAGCATTGGGATCCGGATCGATGCAACCAACTGTCACACGTCCATGcgaaattaataaattacaTTTTCTCCTTTCTTTTTCGCATAAAAATGTGTGCCAACTTTttagccaaaaaaaaaataagaggaaaatttaatttttttattcgGGTGCACATGGTAGCAGGGACAGGGCAGGGGCTGTGCCCGAAGAAGGGGTTGCGACACATTAGCTGATCTGAACCTATTAATAAGCGTTGCCAACCCCGGGTGCGACCTCGCGACGCATCGCCTGACACGTGGGTCAATGTCGCCCGACCTGAAGCgacagtggcagcggcagcttcCTCCTTATTCTGACAGGCGGCACAAAAAATGGGTGAAAAACTACCATAAaagaaccaaaaaaaaaaaataaaaaaaagacaaaaaacGGAAGCCCGTTAAAATTCTCACTCGATTTGAAATTGGAATTTTTCAATAAATTGGCACAAAACCTTGGCCATTCTTTGTTCGGCAGGCAATAATCCTCTTAACTGCAGCGCGACTGTCGCAAAATTGTGACAAAGGAAATGCTGGAACTGGGAAATAGGGGTACCAATGCTGGTGGCTTTGTTTCTTTCTCCATATCTCcagttgttattgttgttgtttctggcACTAGTTCAATAAATGAGATTTCGTTCGGAACAAGGGCCAGCTATGCATACATATAGCGTATTCCGTATAGCAGAAGCCTCCCAGGCTAAGCCGTTAACTAGGACTGGACCAATCATTTTGGTGATTACTCAAAGAAAAAACGACAGCCAAATCGGTCGAAACCTAATGTTTATATTTCCCTTAAATGTGATGAAGCTAATCATAGGATTATCCCAAAGACCTAACAGTTAAAGCCTGTCAGAATTTTCACTATTTCTTTACAGTTTTTAGCATAGTATATTGCATAGTATTAAAATATAGAAAAATCTATAATATATAATGTAActataatatatgtataatgcATTATATAATTAAAAAAGGTTACAAATCTCAGGGACAACAAGTCCATTCAGATACCAAGACTATATGGAAAGTCAAAACAGTTTGCGTTTTCTACACTTCCATTTCaatccattccattccaatAAAAAGTAGAGATTAAGATGTACAAGTGTGAGTGCCAAATGttagaaaatataaaaaaaaaattaactaCAAAGGAAATAAgatatataaataataaatatattcaAAGGCCTATGTACAACCCCATCGGATAGAGACAGATTACTTCAGTGGAGCAGTGGGCAAACCGACTATCTATCCGCATAAATATACGCCGTCTTTCGTAttatcaaagactatacaacaCTTCGTCTCTGACCGCGGCCCGCTTCCTACTCAGCTTCGTCTGTTCAGATTGTCTGGGCAGCTGAATCTAGGACCGGATTcctgcaacaaaaataaaggCGAAGAAAATACGTACTTTTCGGCCTGTTACTTTCTTAGCAACAAATACGCAGTACTTGGTGACGCGCAAAAGTCGGTCTTCTAGACAAGCGAATGGTTTAACAGGGAATGCCCAggaatacaatacaaaattgcATGACTTGGGCCTGACGGTCATATTTTCTCCAAGACCGAAACCTCGCCAccatttaataattttaaaatttgtatttaaaaaatatagcCGTTGAAGGAACGTTTATTCCGAGAACCACCAACAGATGGCGTCGCGACTGTTACATGTCAGATGTAAAATTATCAACACCAAAAATATCTATCGACTTATTGACATATCTAAAATTCTGTTTACGGTATATGCTTTTACTATACTTTTTTCTTCAAACCTTATTTTAgacaaaatcaaataaaaaggAGTACTTAAAATTAACCAGTCATGTACAAAATTATTCATCAACCGGATCAAATTATGTTTTAAGGGCTAAGAATCCtagctagctagtaatattcagCCGAACATCGAAATCAATGATAAAGATGAATAATAGAATGGATCTACAGAAagaattattattaatattattattttccgcGCTTTAAGGGGCaaagttcgttttttcatGGGTAATTACGGTACatttttgaaaattaaatttctgACAATTTCAACAAATACATTAGCCGTAATTTTGAATGGGCTATAGAAAGAGGTATGGATAACAGGAaaaaacagccaaggcgaatTGCAAGGTTCGTACGAACCTCACCCTTCACCCCGCGTGGGAGAACAATATACCGTGAAGACAAAATCGAATTTTTGGCGAAAGGGGTGGATTTTATCTTGCATGCGTTGCATTTTCTGGACCGTTCTGCCTTTTGTCCATACCCTCTCTTTCATTCCATCATGTAGCAAAAGTGTAGCAAAAGTGTAGCAAATGTGTAGCGAACGTGTAGCAAATGTGTACAATATTATAATGTCTTTATTATTGTCATCTCTAGGCTACTTGTAAATCGAAAAACTcccaaaacgaaaacgaaaactgCCCCCAAGAAGTTTTGATTATATATTATTAAATACGGTTTTAACCGTTACGTGACCTTTACACACTCTTCCAAACAGGACAAGACAAAATGGTGATTGGGTAAGGTGTAATTAAGCTTATGTTTGCCAATTACGTAAGCCTCAAACGACATGGTCTTTTCGCAGATTGCTTGTTCGCGGCGGCCTGGTGGCCGGGGCAGTTTACTACACGAACAAAGTGGGAATCTGGGGCGACTCCCAGCAAACCGAGCAGCTCTACAACAATGTCAAGTCCGAGCTGTGTCCGTATGTAACGAAGGCGAAAAAACAGCTGCCGTTCGATGTGCCCCAGTTGCCGAACACCGGCGAGATGCGCTTCCTGGCCAAACACTATTACAACGAGGGCGTGAAGGGCTCCATTCGCTTCGTCCATATGCTGCCCTGCTACGCGGGTCGCGGCATCAAGAAGGTTAAGGATACATTCGAGGATTTTGCTAAGTCCCCGGCCATCACTGGCAGCCAGGACGCCGGCAGTCCAGCAAAGCAATAGGCCCCTATGTGCCCTACTATGTTCTCTTATATGCGAGGCTGTTTTGTGTTAGTTATATTAAGTGTATAATTTTTTTCCCCTGCATGCCCACACACAACACCAGCAAAGTGACAAATTATCTGTGCTCTGAATACTTAAACGATTGAGGGGTTCCCTCTTTTAGTTAAGTAATAAAAATGATTATTTTAGCGTGAAGATCGCCGTGAAATGTAACAACAGATTGTCTACTCAACTTATTTAAAAACCAGAAGGTTAGGCAGACACCCTATTATTTAGTGAGATATGCATTTTTATACAACTGTATACATCCGAATGATGTGGCTATTTACTTTGTGAGTTCTGCCAGATAATTTATTTGGATCTTGCTGTCTACGTAGGATGCCTCGTCAAACAGACGAAAAAACACGTCGTCCACTGATTTATTGGCCCTGTCCCAACCCAAAGTTCCGTTTCAGCTGGGATTTTGTATTTGGCTAGCTAAAACACTACGATACCCTACCACGATGATGGTAGCACGTGAATAAAATCTGTCATCTTTTGGCCCATGTTTCTCAAGCGTCCCACGCGCCGTTGAATTGTGGCAATCGCCGCGTAGATGCCTCTAGATGCAGTTGACACGAAATTATTGCTGTAAACAAGGCGATGTTCGAGATTGGCAATTACTATATAGTATAGCCGAGAGTATAGCAGACTCTTGATAAGGCTCTGATAAAAGACAAAAGACGGAGAGGTGGGCCGCGTCATGTTATTCATCTGAGTCAGCTTCATTGCTTGGCTTTTCCAACGCAGCAAAGCAACGTATGGTTGACATTTTACAGCAGCTTCCGCTCTGATTTGGCCCAGTGTCAACATcacattacgcatacgccccACAGTGGCAAAGGCAAATATTAAACACTGCTCTAGGACGCGCGGAACCCATCTAAATACTAAACCCAAAAGACGTCATTGAAGGCAAGGCGTACGCCTCTAGTTGATAACAATTTAGTGCCCCAATTGGGCTACCTAAAACGAACATATCTCGTACCTGGTAAAAATCCCAGCCACAGAGAGCCTAAagtcccaaaaaaaaaatagatagAC contains:
- the LOC108153554 gene encoding MICOS complex subunit MIC13 homolog QIL1, with protein sequence MVIGLLVRGGLVAGAVYYTNKVGIWGDSQQTEQLYNNVKSELCPYVTKAKKQLPFDVPQLPNTGEMRFLAKHYYNEGVKGSIRFVHMLPCYAGRGIKKVKDTFEDFAKSPAITGSQDAGSPAKQ